A genomic window from Microscilla marina ATCC 23134 includes:
- a CDS encoding arginyl-tRNA-protein transferase, with product MELDQEEPWKYMEIERLTPGQLEVLLADGWRHFGTFFFRDRISWNNGRLTPVIPLRIDVNRFKPSKSQRKALRKNNDTQVVFNPASINSEKEAIFHAHCQRFKDNVPSSIYDFVDRNPSVVPCGCTQECCLYLNDRLFGISFIDVTPGAVSSIYAMFLPEFSAYSPGLYTLLMEIEFAKTQGKKYVYTGYSFAENSHYDYKKKFTGTEFYNWQGVWQPLENLH from the coding sequence ATGGAACTGGATCAGGAAGAGCCTTGGAAATACATGGAGATAGAAAGACTGACCCCCGGACAATTGGAGGTGTTGTTGGCCGACGGATGGAGACACTTTGGTACTTTTTTCTTTCGCGATAGGATAAGCTGGAATAATGGCAGGCTTACTCCAGTCATTCCATTGAGAATAGATGTCAACAGATTTAAACCAAGCAAAAGCCAGCGCAAAGCATTGCGTAAAAATAACGATACCCAGGTAGTGTTTAACCCTGCATCTATCAATTCAGAGAAAGAAGCTATATTTCATGCGCATTGTCAGCGGTTCAAAGACAATGTACCCTCTTCTATTTATGATTTTGTAGACCGTAACCCCTCAGTAGTGCCTTGTGGCTGTACTCAAGAATGTTGCCTTTACCTCAATGACCGCTTATTTGGGATTAGTTTTATTGATGTAACTCCTGGAGCGGTCTCTAGTATTTATGCCATGTTTTTGCCTGAGTTTTCGGCGTATAGCCCCGGCTTGTACACCTTGTTAATGGAAATAGAGTTTGCCAAGACTCAAGGCAAAAAATATGTGTATACTGGCTATTCTTTTGCCGAAAACTCGCATTATGATTATAAGAAAAAGTTTACTGGAACGGAATTTTACAATTGGCAAGGCGTTTGGCAACCTTTAGAAAATCTTCATTAA
- a CDS encoding phytanoyl-CoA dioxygenase family protein — MIKTQILEKGYVIYPNALPAQVTQELLNQIIHTPLPQDNSYFRAHQDLFAIRNLLGEIPSLKTILKNNQVQQILQQQFLTLPVRCIKAIYFDKPPQSNWVVNWHQDLTINVKQKPNDVPKGFKKWIKKAGFWSVQPPVNYLENIVTLRIHLDECTVNNGALKVLEASHIPGIKPSQNLTDLKKTYNEITCEVPKGGIFVMSPLLWHASSKNKSMRHRRVIHLEFSNLKLPEHLEWFEGQA; from the coding sequence ATGATCAAAACACAAATTTTAGAAAAAGGGTACGTTATTTATCCAAATGCCCTGCCTGCACAAGTGACTCAAGAGCTCCTTAATCAAATCATCCATACACCACTGCCACAAGACAACAGTTACTTTAGAGCCCACCAAGATTTGTTTGCTATTCGTAATTTATTAGGCGAAATACCCTCACTTAAGACAATACTAAAAAATAATCAGGTACAACAAATCCTTCAACAACAGTTTTTGACCTTACCTGTTCGTTGTATCAAAGCCATTTATTTCGACAAACCACCCCAGTCTAATTGGGTTGTAAACTGGCATCAGGATTTAACTATTAATGTAAAACAAAAACCCAATGATGTACCCAAGGGATTCAAAAAATGGATAAAAAAAGCCGGGTTTTGGTCTGTACAGCCTCCTGTAAACTATTTAGAAAACATTGTAACACTGCGCATTCATTTAGATGAGTGTACTGTAAATAATGGCGCTTTAAAGGTATTAGAAGCATCTCACATACCGGGCATCAAGCCTTCTCAAAACCTTACTGATCTCAAAAAAACGTATAATGAAATTACTTGTGAAGTGCCAAAAGGAGGCATATTTGTCATGTCGCCTTTACTCTGGCATGCATCGTCAAAAAATAAGAGTATGCGCCACCGTAGAGTAATACACCTGGAATTTAGTAACCTGAAGTTGCCTGAGCATTTAGAATGGTTTGAGGGGCAGGCATAA
- a CDS encoding protein kinase domain-containing protein yields MAKPFLTRKFMYQLPSKVLNRQGQTVELKTAHLGSGGEGSVHAILNNSQYDNHVAKIYHERERSDRRARKIDYLIQHRPELQDSYSVIYPEEPLFDEANNFIGFIMKRALGEADLTSLCSLKPSSKLDDSWHNKFDRGTSAGLYNRAMLCFNIAAAFSQVHRSKHVVFVDIKPENIRITQDGRVSIIDLDSVQIIDNGALLFNAEKLTPEYSPGEAKQLNFKSDLIPENWDRFSLGVIFYKLMFGLHPFTGTCRDPYHNMVSNEQKIEAGLFPQGIRVQYFDVIPEPHIHFEVLPKLLQRLFIRCFDGGHYNPELRPSAYEWCQVLRNISQNEYKPRKAKKVY; encoded by the coding sequence ATGGCAAAACCATTTTTAACCCGGAAATTTATGTACCAACTACCCTCAAAAGTGCTCAATAGACAAGGTCAAACTGTTGAGCTAAAAACCGCTCACTTAGGAAGTGGAGGTGAAGGAAGTGTCCACGCAATTTTGAATAATAGCCAATATGATAACCATGTGGCCAAGATTTACCACGAACGAGAACGTTCTGACAGAAGGGCAAGAAAAATAGATTATTTAATTCAGCATCGTCCTGAGCTTCAAGACAGTTATTCAGTCATTTACCCTGAAGAGCCTTTGTTTGACGAAGCCAATAATTTTATTGGTTTTATAATGAAGAGAGCCTTAGGAGAAGCAGACCTTACCTCGTTGTGTTCTTTGAAACCTTCTTCAAAGCTAGACGATAGTTGGCATAATAAGTTTGACCGGGGTACTTCGGCAGGTTTGTACAATCGCGCCATGTTGTGTTTCAATATTGCAGCGGCTTTCAGCCAGGTGCACCGCTCTAAACATGTGGTATTTGTAGATATAAAGCCCGAAAATATCAGAATTACTCAAGATGGTCGAGTATCTATCATTGACCTGGATTCGGTACAAATTATTGACAATGGTGCCTTGTTGTTTAATGCGGAGAAATTGACTCCAGAGTATAGCCCTGGAGAAGCCAAGCAATTGAACTTCAAATCAGACCTTATTCCCGAAAACTGGGACCGTTTCTCTTTAGGGGTTATTTTTTATAAACTTATGTTTGGCTTACACCCGTTTACGGGCACTTGCCGTGATCCTTACCATAACATGGTGTCGAATGAGCAAAAAATAGAAGCTGGGTTATTTCCACAGGGGATCAGAGTACAATATTTCGATGTGATTCCTGAGCCTCATATCCACTTTGAGGTGTTACCCAAACTATTACAACGGTTGTTTATCCGTTGCTTTGACGGAGGACATTACAACCCCGAACTACGCCCCTCAGCTTATGAGTGGTGTCAGGTGTTGCGTAATATTTCTCAAAATGAATACAAACCCCGGAAAGCAAAAAAAGTGTATTAA
- a CDS encoding SanA/YdcF family protein: protein MKKKLKKLGLIFLGIIVINIILIVFCNWRIEQKSSPDLFSKVGQIPANKVGLVLGTSKWLSDGRVNLYFKYRIEAAVALYKAKKIKYILVSGDNRFDYYNEPREMHNALVASGVPSEVIVLDYAGFRTLDSVVRSKKVFGQQAITIISQPFHNKRALFIASNYGMKAVAFNAKDVNLYMGFKTQLREKLARVKVFLDLYVTNKQPRFLGEKIEIGA, encoded by the coding sequence ATGAAGAAAAAACTAAAAAAATTGGGACTAATATTTCTTGGAATCATTGTTATAAATATAATACTGATTGTATTTTGTAACTGGCGCATTGAACAAAAGAGCAGCCCAGACTTGTTCAGCAAAGTAGGCCAGATTCCTGCCAACAAAGTAGGCTTGGTGTTGGGTACGAGCAAATGGCTCAGCGACGGCAGGGTTAACCTTTACTTCAAATACAGAATAGAAGCTGCAGTAGCACTTTATAAAGCTAAAAAAATAAAATATATATTGGTAAGTGGCGACAATCGTTTTGATTACTACAATGAACCCCGCGAAATGCATAACGCATTGGTTGCCAGTGGTGTTCCTTCCGAAGTCATTGTACTTGATTATGCTGGGTTCAGAACTTTAGACTCAGTAGTTCGCAGCAAAAAGGTATTTGGACAACAAGCCATTACCATTATTTCTCAACCTTTTCATAACAAAAGAGCCTTGTTTATAGCCTCTAATTATGGAATGAAAGCGGTGGCTTTCAATGCAAAAGATGTTAACCTTTATATGGGGTTTAAGACCCAATTGCGTGAAAAACTCGCCAGGGTAAAGGTGTTTCTTGATTTGTATGTGACCAACAAACAACCTAGGTTTTTAGGTGAAAAGATAGAAATTGGGGCTTAG
- a CDS encoding WG repeat-containing protein codes for MKDYYQRLGVKPTANFDEIKKAYRQLSKKYHPDMYGGTHLYAEDVFKEIQQAYHTLADDSRRAAYDYQLEVYRNPPKRTIYKNTPGQHTHQAPHNYYRNSSVEVSKTDILKSTTVWVALGVGVVWMVFMFMYYLKNEGIGGDDYVTTGSSLSGDQSKLFKLREKYSQLGPLEDGVTWGYKNGKYELVDTSGKVLSAKYDWVGGFNEKVAVVKKAGKYGYVKNTGQELTPFKYDFAEKVTDRIAIVQYNNKYYILHFEGRFKSIELTGVSAVGAYAEGLLPVKLAATEKWGYINAEGKGMILPAYWDVTEFRNDLAGVKDTTTHLWGYINPSGKLVIPFSYEKVTVFKDGKARVTRNHKTYIIDNINRCVADCD; via the coding sequence ATGAAAGACTATTATCAGAGGCTAGGTGTAAAACCTACCGCAAATTTTGATGAAATAAAAAAGGCATACCGTCAGTTGTCAAAAAAATACCACCCCGACATGTACGGAGGAACACACCTGTATGCTGAGGATGTGTTTAAAGAAATACAACAGGCCTACCATACACTTGCAGACGATAGCAGACGAGCTGCTTATGACTATCAGCTAGAAGTATATCGTAACCCACCTAAACGTACCATATATAAAAATACACCAGGGCAGCATACGCATCAGGCACCGCATAACTACTACCGCAACTCTTCAGTAGAGGTATCTAAAACCGATATATTAAAGTCTACGACTGTATGGGTGGCTTTAGGAGTAGGCGTAGTATGGATGGTTTTTATGTTCATGTATTACCTCAAAAACGAGGGAATAGGAGGCGATGACTACGTAACTACGGGTAGCTCGCTATCGGGCGACCAAAGCAAGTTGTTTAAATTACGCGAAAAATACAGCCAATTAGGGCCCTTGGAAGACGGTGTGACCTGGGGGTATAAAAATGGCAAGTATGAGTTGGTAGATACTTCGGGCAAGGTGTTGTCGGCAAAGTATGACTGGGTAGGAGGGTTTAACGAAAAAGTAGCGGTAGTAAAAAAAGCGGGTAAATATGGCTACGTAAAAAATACTGGGCAGGAACTTACACCTTTTAAATATGATTTTGCCGAAAAAGTAACCGATAGAATAGCCATTGTTCAATACAACAACAAATACTATATTTTGCATTTTGAAGGTAGATTTAAAAGTATTGAGCTTACAGGAGTATCGGCGGTGGGTGCTTACGCTGAGGGATTGTTGCCTGTAAAATTAGCCGCCACAGAAAAGTGGGGGTATATCAATGCCGAAGGCAAAGGAATGATTTTGCCAGCTTATTGGGATGTTACCGAGTTTAGGAATGATTTGGCAGGAGTAAAAGATACCACTACCCATTTGTGGGGATATATTAACCCTTCGGGTAAGTTGGTAATTCCGTTTAGTTATGAGAAAGTGACCGTATTTAAAGATGGAAAAGCCAGGGTTACACGTAACCATAAGACCTATATTATCGATAATATAAATAGATGTGTAGCTGACTGTGACTAA
- a CDS encoding CHAT domain-containing protein, with the protein MKFLKPLLFVSILCIMVQAMTVAQSSRNLSDTTAANKLLATGQKLLFMGKPDSAALYLEKSSFNFRRANQLKRALQVQTKLVESLWRSYQLSRALKLGKKLLKDAEKYKYPEVTLEALLNLGYIRTENGDYDLAIDRFKQALTKNLARANRLATLANLGLGRVHFLKDQYKLALENFKKGLKLSKTVFGERHSVVAQALLNLGIFYTNQGSYSLAQKNCDLALGIAKATFGEESILVADIYVSIANIYRDKRSLEKSLEYYSQSLIIYQKITEKNNPKPAYCYLGMGDVYKQQDEFDKSREYYNKALTIFQYSIGDYHPVVVECYLGLANLAFLRNDYGLALDYYNKVLDINYDLRGEYNKSSSNAYNNIAAIYYYGKTEYVTARSNFQKSLDSDRILYGNKHPNVANAFYNISQTYNEQGRRETALEYLQRALTASITDFNDENIYVNPPLRNYYVENDLFHFLKLKAKILQAGFEKDGNADLKGLKIALDTYYLCDTLVEKIRQTHTSEKDKIALGKDAAKLYKAAVSASYNLYKFTDKYNIDQLGKGLDITKTKKSFLKDMFYFSEKNKGAVLSQSLVHSKAKAFGGIPDSLLAIEDSLSKKIAELKLEIAAKPDSVTELMYRQKLFNAHREYDDIIKYFETHFPKYYELKHNLGVAPIDSIRQLLDDSTAIVSYFTTPEKIFMVVVTKNDLLVNSANKEYRFDKYVIGVRKGILYRRKNFYAKYAYKLYKQLFPGKLPTYLKHLIIIPDGELSTIPFEALITDKNYAGKSFQELPYLIKKYQVSYAFSANLLYQTFLQHKNDQKKNKPKREYVALAPVFDDKKVAGMSIKTKATLKLMDSAVSDTSSVTRGVLLSGEYVSPLKATEEEVKDILKEFDKYNKAGEVHTHLKANEAFVKNGGLSNTRYIHIATHGFVNEETPELSGLLLAQDSTINEDGILYSGEIYNLKLSSDLVTLSACETGLGKISKGEGVIGLSRALLYAGTKNIMVSLWKVADHSTSLLMMDFYEELLKHPKESQIEALHKSKQDMIASSNYAAPYYWSPFILIGK; encoded by the coding sequence ATGAAGTTTTTAAAACCACTGCTATTTGTAAGTATACTTTGTATAATGGTCCAAGCAATGACTGTGGCTCAATCGTCTCGTAACTTGTCTGACACTACTGCGGCGAATAAGTTACTGGCTACCGGGCAAAAACTCTTGTTTATGGGAAAGCCTGACAGTGCTGCCCTATACCTTGAAAAATCATCGTTTAACTTTAGGCGGGCAAACCAACTTAAGCGGGCACTGCAGGTGCAAACAAAACTAGTAGAAAGCCTATGGAGAAGTTATCAGTTGAGCCGGGCGCTAAAGCTGGGCAAAAAGCTATTGAAAGATGCTGAAAAATATAAATACCCAGAAGTAACGCTTGAAGCCTTATTGAATCTGGGGTATATTCGTACCGAAAATGGAGATTATGACCTTGCCATTGACCGTTTTAAGCAAGCCTTGACCAAGAACCTGGCGCGTGCTAACCGACTTGCTACATTGGCCAATTTAGGACTAGGACGGGTACATTTCCTGAAAGACCAATATAAACTTGCCCTGGAGAATTTTAAAAAAGGTTTGAAACTAAGCAAAACAGTATTTGGAGAGAGACACTCAGTGGTAGCACAGGCATTGCTCAATCTGGGCATTTTTTATACAAATCAGGGAAGTTACTCGCTTGCCCAAAAAAACTGCGACCTTGCATTGGGTATAGCAAAGGCAACTTTTGGCGAGGAAAGTATATTAGTGGCAGATATTTACGTAAGTATTGCCAACATCTACCGCGACAAACGTAGCCTTGAAAAATCTCTGGAATACTATAGCCAGTCATTGATTATTTATCAGAAAATCACGGAAAAAAATAACCCAAAACCTGCCTATTGCTATTTAGGCATGGGCGATGTATACAAGCAACAAGATGAGTTTGATAAGTCAAGAGAGTACTATAATAAAGCCTTGACTATTTTTCAATACTCTATAGGCGACTACCATCCAGTAGTAGTAGAGTGTTATTTGGGCTTGGCAAATCTAGCTTTTTTACGCAACGATTATGGGCTTGCCCTTGACTATTATAACAAGGTGTTAGACATCAACTATGACCTGCGAGGAGAGTATAATAAGAGCTCGTCAAACGCTTATAACAACATTGCAGCAATTTACTATTATGGCAAAACTGAGTATGTAACCGCTCGGAGTAATTTTCAGAAATCGCTTGATAGTGACCGTATCCTGTATGGAAACAAACACCCCAATGTAGCGAATGCTTTTTATAATATTTCGCAAACTTATAACGAGCAGGGAAGGCGAGAAACAGCTTTGGAATACCTACAACGTGCGTTGACAGCAAGCATTACCGATTTTAATGATGAAAATATTTACGTGAATCCGCCATTGCGAAACTACTACGTAGAAAATGACTTGTTTCACTTTCTTAAACTCAAAGCGAAAATTCTTCAGGCAGGTTTTGAAAAAGATGGCAATGCTGACTTGAAAGGTTTGAAAATCGCGCTGGATACTTACTATTTGTGCGATACGCTGGTAGAAAAAATCAGGCAGACTCACACTTCTGAAAAAGATAAAATAGCCTTGGGAAAAGACGCCGCTAAATTGTACAAAGCGGCCGTAAGTGCCAGTTATAACCTATATAAGTTTACAGATAAATACAACATAGACCAATTAGGTAAAGGGCTTGATATTACCAAAACTAAAAAGTCATTCCTGAAAGATATGTTTTATTTTTCAGAAAAAAACAAAGGAGCCGTTTTGTCGCAGTCATTGGTGCACTCCAAGGCAAAGGCATTTGGTGGTATCCCTGACTCTTTGTTGGCAATAGAAGATTCGCTGAGTAAAAAGATTGCGGAGCTTAAACTCGAGATTGCCGCCAAACCCGACAGCGTAACAGAGCTAATGTACAGGCAAAAACTGTTTAATGCTCATCGTGAGTACGATGACATTATCAAATATTTTGAGACCCACTTTCCTAAATACTACGAACTAAAGCATAATCTGGGCGTAGCCCCCATCGACTCTATTCGTCAGTTGCTGGATGATTCTACTGCCATTGTTTCTTATTTTACTACCCCCGAAAAGATATTTATGGTGGTAGTAACCAAAAACGACTTGTTGGTAAACTCAGCCAATAAAGAGTACCGTTTTGACAAGTATGTGATAGGAGTACGCAAAGGGATCTTATACCGACGTAAAAACTTTTACGCCAAGTATGCCTATAAGCTGTATAAACAGCTTTTCCCGGGTAAACTGCCGACTTATTTAAAGCACCTGATTATTATACCCGATGGTGAGCTGTCAACTATCCCGTTTGAAGCACTTATTACAGATAAAAACTATGCAGGTAAAAGTTTTCAGGAATTACCTTACCTCATTAAGAAGTATCAGGTAAGCTATGCTTTTTCGGCAAATTTACTTTATCAAACATTTTTGCAGCATAAAAATGACCAGAAAAAAAACAAGCCTAAACGAGAGTATGTAGCATTGGCTCCCGTGTTTGACGACAAGAAAGTGGCTGGGATGAGCATCAAAACCAAAGCCACCCTCAAATTAATGGATTCGGCAGTGTCTGATACTTCCAGTGTTACCCGTGGTGTATTGCTGAGCGGCGAATATGTATCACCGCTTAAGGCGACCGAAGAAGAAGTAAAAGACATATTAAAGGAATTTGACAAATACAATAAAGCAGGCGAAGTACACACCCACTTGAAAGCCAACGAAGCTTTTGTGAAAAATGGAGGACTGAGCAATACTCGTTATATTCATATTGCCACCCATGGGTTTGTAAACGAGGAAACTCCTGAACTCTCAGGGTTGTTATTGGCACAAGATAGTACCATTAATGAAGACGGAATACTATATTCTGGCGAAATTTATAACCTGAAACTGTCCAGTGATTTGGTGACTTTGTCGGCATGTGAAACTGGACTGGGTAAAATCTCAAAAGGAGAAGGAGTAATAGGGCTTTCGCGAGCATTGCTTTATGCAGGTACCAAAAACATTATGGTGTCTCTTTGGAAAGTGGCTGATCATTCAACTTCCTTATTGATGATGGATTTTTATGAAGAGTTGCTGAAGCACCCGAAGGAGAGCCAAATAGAAGCTTTACATAAATCTAAGCAAGATATGATTGCTAGTAGCAACTATGCTGCACCTTACTACTGGTCGCCTTTTATTCTGATTGGTAAGTAG
- a CDS encoding isoaspartyl peptidase/L-asparaginase family protein has translation MMRFFSRRKFLVKGAVVAAAASIGLGHTSCQLSEKVKDETTDADVKKGTLKQNPRSKPILPVVIATWNHGIAANEAAMRIIAQGSKAIDAVEAGVKVTEADPDNLSVGYGGLPDRDGNVTLDACIMDEKGNAGSVSFLQHIKHPISVARKVMDETPHVMLSGAGALQFALQQGFKKENLLTDKAKKQWEEWKEKAEYKPIVNIENHDTIGLLAIDKHGDISGACTTSGLAYKMHGRVGDSPVIGAGMFVDNEVGGACATGLGEAVLKTLGAFLIVELMRQGLSPQEACEEGVRRITKKQGYQNFQIGYLALNKKGEHGAYSIQPGFNYALHQADTNELIDAPSFMKKK, from the coding sequence ATGATGCGATTTTTTTCCCGAAGAAAATTCCTTGTTAAAGGTGCTGTGGTAGCCGCCGCTGCCAGTATAGGCTTAGGACATACCAGTTGCCAATTGTCTGAAAAAGTAAAAGATGAGACAACCGATGCTGATGTAAAAAAAGGTACATTAAAACAAAATCCACGTTCAAAACCAATACTACCAGTAGTAATAGCTACCTGGAACCACGGCATAGCTGCCAACGAAGCCGCCATGAGAATAATAGCTCAAGGTAGCAAAGCCATAGATGCGGTGGAAGCAGGAGTGAAAGTGACTGAAGCCGACCCCGATAACTTAAGCGTAGGGTATGGAGGATTGCCCGATCGGGATGGAAACGTAACCTTAGACGCTTGCATTATGGACGAAAAAGGCAATGCAGGCTCAGTGTCTTTTTTACAGCACATCAAACATCCCATATCGGTAGCACGCAAGGTAATGGATGAAACCCCCCATGTAATGTTAAGCGGAGCAGGCGCCTTACAGTTTGCCTTACAACAAGGCTTTAAAAAAGAGAATTTATTGACTGACAAGGCAAAAAAACAATGGGAAGAGTGGAAAGAGAAGGCTGAGTATAAACCCATTGTAAACATTGAGAACCATGATACCATCGGTTTATTGGCTATAGACAAACACGGTGATATTTCGGGGGCTTGTACTACTAGTGGGCTGGCCTATAAAATGCACGGCAGGGTGGGAGACTCTCCGGTAATAGGTGCGGGCATGTTTGTAGACAACGAGGTAGGGGGCGCTTGTGCTACAGGATTGGGCGAAGCAGTTCTAAAGACATTGGGAGCTTTTCTTATTGTAGAACTTATGCGACAGGGGCTTAGCCCACAAGAGGCTTGCGAAGAGGGGGTGAGAAGAATTACGAAAAAACAAGGCTATCAAAACTTTCAGATAGGTTACCTTGCCCTAAACAAGAAGGGTGAGCATGGGGCGTATAGTATTCAGCCAGGATTTAATTATGCTTTGCATCAGGCAGATACCAATGAATTGATTGATGCACCAAGTTTTATGAAGAAAAAGTAA
- a CDS encoding BamA/TamA family outer membrane protein: MKRLIFLPILSILFLSFTVSAQEELDKEEGTLKKFVEIFTIHPNKKAAAADSSLYPSKIILAPIINYSPETSWGFGVGAKYLFKMRGSGDETRTSNMPLSAMYTLENQFILFSGFEIFTNREEWMIYGNFIYQDFPRLYYGIGRNTPTENEEHFNFNQVLFEPLLLKRIFTKHLFIGGGIRYNRVYNVKPKENGILDEQIFPGSSGATNIGLELAAVYDSRDNILNATKGWFMELTHGIYGKSLGGEHRFNLTRLDLKHYIKPFKNDDVLAFQFKAHISHGDVPFNELALFGSQEIMRGYYEGRFIERHLLAAQVEYRKKLIGRLGGVVFIGFGDVANRFHDFSIKNLRFSAGLGLRFLLEKRERLNIRLDWGFGKKTNNYYLNIAEAF; this comes from the coding sequence ATGAAAAGACTTATTTTTTTACCCATATTATCAATTTTATTTTTAAGCTTCACTGTCAGTGCTCAGGAGGAACTTGATAAAGAGGAAGGTACCCTGAAGAAATTTGTTGAGATCTTCACTATACATCCAAACAAGAAAGCTGCAGCGGCAGACTCCAGTTTATATCCTTCCAAGATTATACTGGCACCCATCATCAATTACAGCCCTGAAACAAGCTGGGGTTTTGGTGTTGGCGCTAAGTATTTGTTTAAAATGAGGGGTAGCGGAGATGAGACTAGAACTTCCAATATGCCGCTTTCTGCCATGTATACTTTAGAAAACCAGTTTATTTTATTCTCTGGCTTTGAAATATTTACCAACAGAGAAGAGTGGATGATATATGGTAATTTTATTTACCAGGATTTTCCTCGTTTATATTACGGAATTGGCAGGAATACACCCACAGAGAATGAAGAACATTTTAATTTTAACCAGGTATTGTTTGAACCATTGTTATTGAAACGAATATTCACCAAGCACCTATTCATAGGTGGTGGTATCAGGTATAACAGAGTTTACAACGTGAAACCAAAGGAAAACGGAATACTTGATGAACAGATATTCCCTGGCTCCAGTGGAGCTACCAATATAGGCCTGGAGCTTGCTGCTGTATATGACAGCAGGGATAATATTCTTAATGCTACCAAAGGTTGGTTTATGGAACTAACTCATGGTATTTATGGTAAGTCGCTGGGTGGAGAGCATCGGTTTAATCTTACCAGGCTGGACCTGAAGCATTACATCAAGCCGTTCAAGAATGATGATGTACTGGCATTCCAGTTCAAGGCACATATCAGTCATGGAGATGTACCCTTTAATGAACTGGCACTTTTTGGAAGCCAAGAGATCATGAGAGGATATTATGAAGGCCGATTTATAGAGAGGCACCTGCTGGCGGCACAAGTAGAGTACAGGAAAAAACTAATTGGACGTCTGGGTGGGGTGGTTTTTATTGGTTTTGGAGATGTTGCCAACAGATTCCACGACTTTAGTATCAAGAATCTGAGGTTCTCTGCCGGACTAGGATTGAGGTTCTTATTAGAAAAAAGAGAAAGGCTGAATATACGCCTGGACTGGGGATTTGGCAAAAAGACCAATAATTATTACTTGAATATTGCCGAAGCATTTTAA